A genomic window from Yoonia rosea includes:
- a CDS encoding MipA/OmpV family protein produces the protein MKLQSTLSLIAFVGMPGVSLAEEHTHQDGGLQITISGGIVSAPSYVGDDDYQTSILPNITLRYGDRLEASLRGVEYTAIVGDGWKAGGILGYDSGREEAPDASDFMISGEASTDLIGLGDVDGTIEVGGFIEYGAGPIAAKFELRQGVDGGHDGLHGEASVNYRGKFDAMAMPVFFGVGPKITFGDDAYTSAYFDVSAAQSAASGISEYDAGGGINSYGLSANVMMPLTAQTSLIGFVDYEQLTGDVGDSTIVQERGSQDQVRAGVFVNYTF, from the coding sequence ATGAAGTTGCAATCAACACTTTCACTTATCGCCTTTGTCGGGATGCCGGGCGTGAGTCTGGCCGAAGAGCACACACATCAGGACGGCGGTCTTCAGATCACCATCAGCGGCGGGATCGTCAGCGCCCCTTCCTATGTTGGCGATGACGACTATCAGACGAGTATCTTGCCTAATATCACTTTGCGCTACGGTGACCGGCTTGAGGCATCATTGCGCGGCGTTGAATACACCGCGATCGTTGGCGATGGCTGGAAAGCGGGCGGCATATTGGGGTACGATTCCGGACGCGAAGAGGCCCCAGACGCGAGCGATTTCATGATTTCCGGTGAGGCCTCAACAGACCTGATTGGTTTAGGAGATGTTGACGGCACAATCGAAGTCGGCGGCTTTATCGAATATGGCGCTGGTCCGATTGCTGCCAAATTCGAGCTGCGCCAAGGTGTCGACGGCGGCCATGATGGTTTGCACGGTGAAGCGAGTGTGAATTACCGCGGCAAGTTTGACGCGATGGCCATGCCTGTGTTTTTCGGGGTTGGGCCAAAGATTACCTTTGGCGACGACGCTTATACCAGCGCCTACTTTGATGTCTCTGCCGCGCAGTCTGCCGCATCAGGCATCAGTGAATACGACGCAGGCGGCGGCATAAATTCCTACGGTTTAAGCGCAAATGTGATGATGCCATTGACCGCGCAAACATCGCTTATTGGCTTTGTGGATTACGAACAACTGACAGGCGATGTCGGCGATTCAACAATCGTGCAGGAACGTGGGTCGCAAGATCAGGTCAGAGCAGGCGTCTTCGTGAACTATACATTCTAA